A genomic stretch from Amycolatopsis sp. 195334CR includes:
- the msrB gene encoding peptide-methionine (R)-S-oxide reductase MsrB: protein MKPVVGATPRVVKSEQEWREQLGPEEYQVLREAGTERPFTGEYTDTKTTGVYECRACGAELFRSDTKFESHCGWPSFYDPADSDAVLLREDRTMGMVRIEVLCASCHSHLGHVFEGEGYDTPTDQRYCINSISLKLVPNP, encoded by the coding sequence ATGAAACCCGTCGTCGGCGCGACTCCCCGCGTGGTGAAGTCCGAGCAGGAGTGGCGGGAGCAGCTCGGTCCCGAGGAGTACCAGGTGCTCCGCGAGGCCGGCACCGAACGCCCGTTCACCGGCGAGTACACCGACACCAAGACCACCGGCGTCTACGAGTGCCGTGCCTGTGGAGCCGAGTTGTTCCGCAGCGACACCAAGTTCGAGAGCCACTGCGGCTGGCCGTCGTTCTACGACCCCGCCGACTCCGACGCGGTGCTGCTCCGCGAGGACCGCACCATGGGCATGGTGCGCATCGAGGTGCTGTGCGCCTCGTGCCACAGCCACCTCGGGCACGTGTTCGAGGGCGAGGGCTACGACACGCCGACCGACCAGCGGTACTGCATCAACTCGATCTCGCTGAAACTGGTACCCAACCCGTAA
- a CDS encoding glutamine synthetase family protein, which produces MDQHDRDARAEQARGIAADLGERGIAAVVVTWVDTSGITRAKAVPTPRLGHAAAWGIGASPVFDAFLVDDSSVTGRFAGGPAGDLRLHPDLDRLTALAAQPGWAWAPADRYQQDGTPHPADPRLLARQAVARLAERGLTAQVAFEVEWCVSRGDGDEFVPATSGPAYGMSRITDLPDYLRELLEALSAQGIAVEQLHPEYAVGQFEVSVAATDPVGAADLQVLVRETIRAVGRHHGLRTTFAPKVVAGGVGNGGHVHLSLWRDGTNLMSDGDGWHGLTEQGEAFAGGILDRLPGLLAIGAPSVASYLRLVPSHWAGPFRCWGWENREAALRLVSGVAGHGQRAANLEIKAFDGAANPYLVVAALLVAGTTGLDEQAALPEPIQVDPASLPEGTVQRLPTQLDAAVAAFEADPALRKALGEELVDTVVTVRRGEAALFDGRSAEEIVARTRWRY; this is translated from the coding sequence ATGGACCAGCACGATCGCGACGCGCGTGCCGAGCAGGCCCGCGGCATCGCCGCGGACCTCGGCGAGCGCGGGATCGCCGCCGTCGTGGTGACCTGGGTGGACACCAGCGGCATCACCAGGGCCAAGGCGGTGCCCACGCCCCGGCTCGGGCACGCCGCCGCCTGGGGCATCGGCGCCTCCCCCGTGTTCGACGCCTTCCTGGTCGACGACTCCTCGGTGACCGGCCGGTTCGCCGGCGGCCCGGCCGGCGATCTCCGGCTGCACCCCGATCTGGACCGGCTGACCGCGCTGGCCGCGCAGCCCGGCTGGGCGTGGGCCCCCGCCGACCGCTACCAGCAGGACGGCACGCCCCACCCCGCCGATCCGCGGCTGCTCGCCCGCCAGGCCGTGGCCCGGCTCGCCGAGCGCGGGCTGACCGCGCAGGTGGCCTTCGAGGTCGAATGGTGCGTCTCCCGCGGTGACGGCGACGAGTTCGTCCCGGCCACCTCCGGCCCGGCCTACGGCATGTCCCGGATCACCGATCTGCCGGACTACCTGCGTGAACTGCTGGAGGCGCTGAGCGCGCAGGGCATCGCGGTCGAGCAGTTGCACCCCGAGTACGCCGTCGGCCAGTTCGAGGTGTCGGTGGCGGCCACCGACCCGGTCGGAGCGGCGGACCTGCAGGTGCTGGTGCGCGAGACCATCCGCGCGGTCGGCCGCCACCACGGCCTCCGCACCACCTTCGCGCCCAAGGTGGTGGCCGGCGGGGTCGGCAACGGCGGGCACGTGCACCTGAGCCTGTGGCGCGACGGCACGAACCTGATGTCGGACGGTGACGGCTGGCACGGGCTCACCGAGCAGGGCGAGGCCTTCGCCGGCGGCATCCTCGACCGGCTGCCCGGCCTGCTCGCCATCGGCGCGCCCTCGGTGGCCAGCTACCTGCGCCTGGTGCCGTCGCACTGGGCCGGCCCGTTCCGCTGCTGGGGCTGGGAGAACCGGGAGGCCGCATTGCGCCTGGTCTCCGGCGTGGCCGGGCACGGCCAGCGCGCGGCGAACCTGGAGATCAAGGCCTTCGACGGCGCCGCGAACCCGTACCTGGTGGTGGCCGCGCTGCTGGTCGCGGGCACCACAGGGCTCGACGAGCAGGCGGCCCTGCCCGAGCCGATCCAGGTCGACCCGGCGTCCCTGCCGGAGGGCACGGTGCAGCGGCTGCCCACCCAGCTCGACGCCGCGGTCGCCGCGTTCGAGGCGGACCCCGCGCTGCGCAAGGCGCTCGGCGAGGAACTGGTGGACACCGTGGTCACCGTGCGCCGCGGTGAGGCCGCCCTCTTCGACGGGCGGTCCGCCGAAGAAATCGTGGCGCGCACCCGATGGCGGTACTGA
- a CDS encoding amidohydrolase family protein, which produces MYTELPLVDHHCHGVVRRDLDRRAFEGLLTEAPEPSALGGSLFDSRVGLAVRRWCAPLLDLEIHAPADEYLERRSELGHAEVDRRFLGAAGLSALLVDTGFEPEPLLGPAELGALAGAPAHEIVRLEQVAEQVLTEGVAAAGFAEAFRMRLAERTRDAVGVKSIAAYRTGLDLAPERPTPAEVTAAAGRFLRAGGHRLADEVLHRFAIWCGVDLGLPVQFHIGLGDPDIRLRDCDPLLLMPLLRALQPSGIPLLLLHNYPFHREAGYLAQVFGTVFVDIGLATHNLGDRAGTLLAELTELAPFGKLLYSSDAFGLPELYFLAATLFRRGLTEVLEGGVEAGSWTAADAARFGRMVAGENARRVYFPG; this is translated from the coding sequence ATGTACACCGAACTTCCGCTGGTCGATCACCACTGCCACGGAGTGGTGCGCCGCGACCTGGACCGCCGCGCCTTCGAAGGGCTGCTCACCGAGGCACCCGAGCCGAGCGCGCTCGGCGGGTCGCTGTTCGACTCGCGCGTCGGGCTCGCGGTCCGGCGCTGGTGCGCACCCCTGCTGGACCTGGAAATTCATGCACCCGCTGACGAATACCTCGAACGGCGAAGCGAACTGGGCCATGCCGAAGTGGACCGCCGGTTCCTCGGCGCGGCCGGGCTGAGCGCGCTGCTCGTCGACACCGGCTTCGAGCCGGAACCGCTGCTGGGGCCCGCGGAACTCGGCGCACTGGCCGGGGCACCCGCGCACGAGATCGTCCGGTTGGAACAGGTCGCCGAACAGGTGCTCACCGAGGGCGTGGCCGCCGCCGGGTTCGCCGAGGCCTTCCGCATGCGACTGGCCGAGCGCACACGCGACGCCGTCGGCGTGAAGTCCATCGCCGCCTACCGCACCGGGCTGGACCTGGCGCCGGAACGCCCGACCCCAGCCGAAGTCACCGCCGCGGCCGGGCGGTTCCTGCGTGCGGGCGGTCACCGGCTCGCGGACGAGGTGCTGCACCGGTTCGCCATCTGGTGCGGAGTGGACCTCGGCCTGCCCGTGCAGTTCCACATCGGCCTCGGCGATCCGGACATCCGGCTGCGTGACTGCGATCCGCTGCTGCTCATGCCCTTGCTGCGGGCACTGCAACCTTCCGGGATTCCGTTGCTACTGCTGCACAACTACCCGTTCCACCGGGAAGCCGGGTACCTGGCGCAGGTGTTCGGCACGGTCTTCGTCGACATCGGACTGGCCACGCACAACCTCGGCGACCGGGCGGGCACGCTGCTCGCCGAACTCACCGAACTGGCACCGTTCGGCAAACTGCTCTACTCCTCCGACGCCTTCGGCCTGCCGGAGCTGTACTTCCTCGCCGCGACGCTGTTCCGGCGCGGCCTGACCGAGGTGCTGGAAGGCGGCGTCGAAGCCGGCTCGTGGACCGCGGCGGACGCCGCGCGCTTCGGCCGGATGGTGGCCGGGGAGAACGCGCGGCGGGTCTACTTCCCCGGCTGA
- a CDS encoding serine/threonine-protein kinase: protein MIAGHYRLVEHIGSGAMGVVWRAIDERLERSVAVKQILAQPGLSEAERINSRQRAMREAKNAARFQHPNAIVVFDIAQHDGDPCLIMEYLPSRSLAAVLAENPTLPLPQVARIGEQVAAALVAAHRAGIVHRDIKPGNILIDDGGTTKITDFGISRAAGDLTLTQTGLIGGTPAYLAPELARGADPSPGSDVFALGATLYHALEGVAPYGNSTNQLALLYKAANGKVEPPRKSGAATALLMSMLQVEPEERPTMPETRERLAALARGEGDTRAAAVSPALGVAGAGRQPVTPAGGNPVSRTPWQRTEKVATPGPAAVTAPKPVNPTSSFPPQRPAAPAPQPVAAAAPPPALSSGRTPAQQSEAKRKALMLGAGGAAVLVVAVVVFIVLSSSSGNGGEDNAQGTPPVVSQSEAPPQSSAPPESSAKPSQQNTTSSGKVEWGPAGTLVIDFYNSSVGGAPTWAMLTPAAQAAYGDAGAFAQYWSQFKSVSSKGATAYKRANNDDGSVDIKVTVSHSGGSTEKALRVVAVNGQLFIDSDTKLDGAPQQ, encoded by the coding sequence TTGATCGCAGGGCACTACCGCCTGGTCGAGCACATTGGCAGCGGCGCCATGGGAGTGGTGTGGCGGGCCATCGACGAGCGCCTCGAGCGGTCCGTCGCGGTCAAGCAGATCCTGGCCCAGCCGGGCCTGTCCGAAGCGGAGCGGATCAACTCCAGGCAGCGCGCGATGCGCGAGGCGAAGAACGCCGCGCGCTTCCAGCACCCGAACGCCATCGTGGTGTTCGACATCGCCCAGCACGACGGCGACCCGTGCCTGATCATGGAGTACCTGCCCTCGCGCAGCCTGGCCGCGGTGCTCGCGGAGAACCCGACGCTGCCGCTGCCCCAGGTGGCGCGGATCGGCGAGCAGGTGGCCGCGGCGCTGGTGGCCGCGCACCGGGCGGGCATCGTGCACCGCGACATCAAGCCGGGCAACATCCTGATCGACGACGGCGGCACCACCAAGATCACCGACTTCGGCATCTCGCGCGCCGCCGGTGACCTCACGCTCACCCAGACCGGGCTGATCGGCGGCACCCCCGCCTACCTGGCGCCCGAGCTGGCCCGCGGCGCCGACCCGTCACCGGGTTCGGACGTGTTCGCGCTCGGCGCCACGCTGTACCACGCGCTGGAGGGCGTCGCGCCCTACGGCAACTCCACGAACCAGCTCGCGCTGCTCTACAAGGCGGCCAACGGCAAGGTCGAGCCCCCGCGCAAGTCGGGTGCGGCCACCGCGCTGCTGATGAGCATGCTGCAGGTCGAGCCGGAGGAACGGCCGACCATGCCGGAGACCCGCGAGCGGCTCGCCGCGCTGGCCAGGGGCGAGGGCGACACGCGCGCGGCCGCGGTTTCCCCCGCGCTGGGCGTCGCCGGGGCCGGCCGCCAGCCGGTCACCCCCGCCGGCGGCAACCCGGTCTCGCGAACCCCGTGGCAGCGGACCGAGAAGGTGGCCACCCCCGGCCCGGCCGCGGTCACCGCGCCGAAGCCGGTCAACCCGACGTCCTCGTTCCCACCGCAGAGACCGGCGGCGCCCGCGCCCCAGCCGGTGGCGGCCGCCGCGCCGCCGCCCGCACTGAGCTCCGGCCGGACCCCGGCCCAGCAGTCCGAGGCCAAGCGCAAGGCGCTCATGCTCGGCGCCGGTGGCGCCGCGGTGCTGGTCGTCGCGGTTGTCGTGTTCATCGTGCTGTCCTCGAGCAGTGGCAACGGTGGCGAAGACAACGCGCAGGGCACCCCGCCGGTGGTCAGCCAGTCGGAGGCGCCACCGCAGTCCTCGGCGCCCCCCGAGTCCTCGGCCAAGCCGTCGCAGCAGAACACCACCAGCTCCGGCAAGGTCGAATGGGGCCCGGCGGGCACCCTGGTGATCGACTTCTACAACTCGTCCGTGGGCGGGGCCCCCACCTGGGCCATGCTCACCCCGGCCGCGCAGGCCGCCTACGGGGACGCCGGCGCCTTCGCGCAGTACTGGTCGCAGTTCAAGTCGGTCAGCTCGAAGGGCGCCACCGCCTACAAGCGGGCGAACAACGACGACGGCTCGGTCGACATCAAGGTCACCGTCAGCCACAGCGGCGGCTCGACCGAGAAGGCGCTGCGCGTGGTCGCGGTGAACGGCCAGCTCTTCATCGACTCCGACACCAAGCTCGACGGCGCCCCGCAGCAGTGA
- a CDS encoding TVP38/TMEM64 family protein: MTGRTKLIVALVLLAALVAASLVIDIPAPAQLRAWATGLGWLAPVLLLGAYSVLTVAPIPRTSFNVVSGLLLGNALGIGVALLATVISAALGFGLARLLGRDWVARHLARGRIRALDARLAGGGVLAVASLRLIPFVPFAPMSWACGVLSVRFGPYLAGTALGSLPGTVLVVLLGDALTGTTPPALLACFAGFALIGAAGLYRVIRRTNPESISPGAAVS; this comes from the coding sequence ATGACCGGCCGGACCAAACTGATCGTCGCGCTCGTGCTGCTCGCGGCCCTGGTCGCGGCTTCGCTCGTGATCGACATCCCGGCACCGGCGCAGCTGCGTGCCTGGGCGACCGGGCTCGGCTGGCTCGCGCCGGTGCTGCTGCTCGGCGCGTACTCGGTGCTGACCGTGGCGCCGATCCCCCGGACCAGCTTCAACGTGGTCTCCGGCCTGCTGCTGGGCAACGCGCTGGGCATCGGGGTGGCGCTGCTGGCCACGGTGATCTCCGCCGCGCTCGGCTTCGGCCTGGCCCGGCTGCTCGGCCGCGACTGGGTGGCCAGGCACCTCGCCCGCGGCCGCATCCGGGCGCTGGACGCCCGGCTGGCCGGCGGCGGGGTGCTGGCGGTGGCCTCGCTGCGGCTGATCCCGTTCGTCCCGTTCGCGCCGATGAGCTGGGCCTGCGGGGTGCTCTCGGTCCGGTTCGGGCCCTACCTGGCGGGCACCGCGCTCGGCAGCCTGCCCGGCACGGTGCTGGTGGTCCTGCTGGGTGACGCCCTCACCGGCACCACACCCCCCGCCCTGTTGGCTTGCTTCGCGGGGTTCGCGCTCATCGGCGCGGCGGGGCTGTACCGCGTGATCCGGCGCACAAATCCGGAATCCATCTCCCCCGGCGCCGCGGTGTCGTGA
- a CDS encoding GNAT family N-acetyltransferase — protein sequence MAPTVIGMTAGAAMWSSTGVLDLAPLRDQPELTGDRVTLRQLDETFLDGVWTALQDPETKRLTGTHAEFTREQLLGYLKGRPGAPDRADYAVLRKSDGAYLGEVVLMDLDQDNRSMNFRIALGGHPFGQGFGTEATRLVVAFGLDVVGLHRIGLEVYDFNPRARRVYEKCGFVREGVLRDALHWDGEWHDAFQMSVLETDPRLG from the coding sequence ATGGCGCCCACGGTAATCGGGATGACGGCGGGCGCGGCGATGTGGTCCAGTACCGGGGTGCTCGATCTCGCACCGCTGCGTGACCAGCCGGAGCTGACCGGCGACCGGGTCACCCTGCGGCAACTCGACGAAACCTTTCTCGACGGTGTCTGGACCGCGCTCCAGGACCCCGAGACCAAGCGGCTGACCGGCACGCACGCCGAGTTCACCCGCGAGCAGCTGCTCGGCTACCTGAAGGGGCGGCCGGGGGCACCCGATCGGGCGGACTACGCCGTCCTGCGCAAGTCCGACGGCGCCTACCTCGGCGAGGTCGTGCTGATGGACCTCGACCAGGACAACCGGTCGATGAACTTCCGGATCGCGCTCGGCGGGCACCCGTTCGGCCAGGGGTTCGGCACCGAGGCGACCCGGCTGGTCGTCGCGTTCGGACTGGACGTGGTCGGCCTGCACCGCATCGGGCTGGAGGTCTACGACTTCAACCCGCGGGCGCGGCGCGTCTACGAGAAGTGCGGGTTCGTCCGGGAGGGCGTCCTCCGCGACGCCTTGCACTGGGACGGCGAATGGCACGACGCGTTCCAGATGTCCGTGCTGGAGACGGATCCGCGACTAGGTTGA
- the ligD gene encoding non-homologous end-joining DNA ligase codes for MAKHGDPVEYQVGERTVRVSSPDKVYFPERGITKRQVVEYYLAVGEPLLRAIGERPTTLKRYPDGVTGELFYAKRVPKGAPDWVQSVKITFPSGRTAEEVCPTEPAVFAWAANLGTFDFHPWPVRRPDVDHPDELRIDVDPPEEARFADAVRVAGTVREVLADAGLTGYPKTSGGRGVHVLVRIRPEWDFIAVRHAVIALGREVERRVPELATISWWKEERGGRVFIDYNQAARDRTVASSWSVRGTPRATVSTPLTWDQLGEADPDEFDVLTVPSWLAEHGDAHAGMDDEAFGLETLLEWYERDERDTGQAEMPYPPDYPKMPGEPKRVQPSKDRDRPK; via the coding sequence GTGGCCAAACACGGTGACCCAGTCGAGTACCAGGTGGGCGAGCGCACGGTGCGGGTGTCCAGCCCGGACAAGGTGTACTTCCCCGAGCGCGGCATCACCAAGCGGCAGGTGGTGGAGTACTACCTGGCCGTCGGCGAGCCGCTGCTGCGCGCGATCGGCGAGCGGCCGACCACGCTCAAGCGCTATCCGGACGGCGTGACCGGCGAGCTGTTCTACGCCAAGCGCGTGCCCAAGGGTGCGCCCGACTGGGTGCAGAGCGTGAAGATCACCTTCCCGTCCGGCCGGACGGCGGAGGAGGTCTGCCCGACCGAGCCCGCGGTGTTCGCCTGGGCGGCGAACCTGGGCACCTTCGACTTCCACCCGTGGCCGGTGCGCCGTCCCGACGTGGACCACCCGGACGAGCTGCGGATCGACGTGGACCCGCCGGAGGAGGCGCGGTTCGCCGACGCGGTCCGGGTCGCCGGGACCGTGCGCGAGGTGCTGGCCGACGCCGGGCTGACCGGCTATCCGAAGACCTCCGGCGGCCGCGGCGTGCACGTGCTGGTGCGGATCCGGCCCGAGTGGGACTTCATCGCGGTGCGGCACGCGGTGATCGCGCTGGGCCGCGAGGTGGAGCGCCGGGTGCCCGAGCTGGCGACCATTTCGTGGTGGAAGGAGGAACGCGGCGGCCGGGTGTTCATCGACTACAACCAGGCCGCGCGGGACCGCACGGTCGCCTCCTCGTGGTCGGTGCGCGGCACCCCGCGCGCGACCGTGTCCACGCCGCTGACCTGGGATCAGCTCGGTGAGGCGGATCCGGACGAGTTCGACGTGCTGACCGTGCCGTCGTGGCTGGCCGAGCACGGCGACGCCCACGCCGGGATGGACGACGAGGCGTTCGGCCTGGAGACGCTGCTGGAGTGGTACGAGCGCGACGAGCGGGACACCGGCCAGGCCGAGATGCCCTACCCGCCCGACTACCCGAAGATGCCGGGTGAACCCAAGCGCGTGCAGCCGAGCAAGGACCGGGACCGGCCGAAGTGA
- a CDS encoding endonuclease/exonuclease/phosphatase family protein — MNRRAVALLTAFLLVVAAVPAAGATGAALRVLSFNIHSGVGADGRLDLARTAGAITDSRAEVVGLQEVDVHWSARSGYADQAGELARRTGMHLFFAPIYDKDPEPGRVERRRYGVAVLSRFPIRRAVNHTITRLSTVDSTPPGPLPGFAEAELEVRGRVLRFFVTHLDHRPEPAVRSTQVGEMLRVLGPGVLAGDLNAGPGAAELRPLFDRLPPTGVAGATFPAPAPDRRLDYVLSTLPPVSTRIPDDPVTSDHRPVLATVQLP; from the coding sequence GTGAACCGCCGGGCGGTCGCGTTGCTGACCGCGTTCCTGCTGGTGGTGGCCGCGGTCCCGGCCGCGGGCGCGACCGGTGCCGCGCTGCGGGTGCTGAGCTTCAACATCCACTCCGGCGTCGGCGCGGACGGCAGGCTCGACCTGGCGCGCACGGCCGGTGCGATCACCGATTCGCGGGCCGAGGTGGTCGGCCTGCAGGAGGTCGACGTGCACTGGTCGGCCCGCAGCGGGTACGCCGACCAGGCCGGGGAACTGGCGCGCCGGACCGGGATGCACCTGTTCTTCGCGCCCATCTACGACAAGGACCCGGAACCGGGCCGGGTCGAGCGGCGGCGGTACGGCGTCGCGGTGCTGAGCCGCTTCCCGATCCGGCGCGCGGTGAACCACACCATCACCCGGCTGTCCACAGTGGACTCCACGCCGCCGGGGCCGCTGCCGGGCTTCGCCGAGGCGGAGCTGGAGGTGCGCGGGCGGGTGCTGCGGTTCTTCGTCACGCACCTGGACCACCGGCCGGAACCGGCGGTGCGGAGCACGCAGGTCGGCGAGATGCTGCGGGTGCTGGGGCCGGGCGTGCTGGCGGGCGACCTGAACGCGGGTCCGGGGGCGGCCGAGTTGCGGCCGCTGTTCGACCGCCTCCCGCCGACCGGGGTGGCGGGCGCGACCTTCCCGGCCCCCGCCCCGGACCGGCGGCTGGACTACGTGCTGAGCACGCTGCCCCCGGTCAGCACGCGGATCCCGGACGACCCGGTCACCTCGGACCACCGCCCGGTACTGGCCACGGTCCAACTGCCCTGA